Proteins co-encoded in one Candidatus Krumholzibacteriota bacterium genomic window:
- a CDS encoding DUF3883 domain-containing protein — translation MTKLENLQPNASVRGILPDCLVTVVGVQWFGTDALELTYKDPSGKVANQLLYRHDEPRLDIVKAGRPWSFDGDGALFRLVSEAHRIRLAHLFDPVLAVHTSLVDPLPHQITAVYEAMLPRQPLRFLLADDPGAGKTIMAGLLIKELIARGDLRRCLIVCPGSLAEQWQDEMHRRFHLPFEILTNDKFETARTGNWFLENDLTIARLDKLSRNEDVQEKLGAQDCRYDLIVCDEAHKMSATFFGGEVKYTKRYRLGRLLSRLTRHFLLMTATPHNGKEEDFQLFLALLDGDRFEGRFRDGVHQVEVSDLMRRMVKENLLKFDGRPLFPERIAYTVPYKLSDAEARLYRDVTEYVREEFNRAEALQNDKRAGTVGFALTILQRRLASSPEAIYQSLRRRRERLEKRLRELKLLQRGEAVAAPTMTGPTFDLEDLEDLDEAPETEVEAAEEAVLDQATAAATVTELKIEIGTLNRLEALAAAVRRSGEDTKWRELSHLLGEIFTPSGQAERIGQPSAHYGAGPIPRPVPSPRQKLVIFTEHRDTLSYLERQISSLLGRPQSLVLIHGGMGREERRKAQESYLHDPEVQVLLATDAAGEGINLQRAHLMVNYDLPWNPNRLEQRFGRIHRIGQTEVCHLWNLVAEETREGDVYRRLLEKLEEARQALGGQVFDVLGKLQFDGRPLRDLLIEAIRYGDQPEVRARLTKAVEHGVDRPYLQGLIEDRALAHDAMDSSRVADIREEMERAEARRLQPHYIESFFLEAFKRLGGTIRQREPRRYEVTHVPAPVRNRDRQIGTGDTVLPRYERIAFEKDLIAPQGQPLAAFVCPGHPLLDAALDLILERHRDLMKRGTVLVDERDFGTCPKVLFTLEHAIQDASVLPSGERRTISRRMLYVEMDAEEQTRHLQYAPYLDYRPLTEDEPSVADLLARPECAWISKNLEQKAQGHAIAHVVPGHIAEVRDRRLAWIDKTRAAVKDRLTKEITYWDHRAEQLKLQEQAGKAGARLNSQEARRRADELQTRLQKRLAELDREAQISVLPPVVLGGLVVVPLGLIAAMTGRPVPSYMHPVDTQVSAARARAIVMEIERSLGFEPTDREFEKLGYDIESRISGTGRLRFIEVKGRVTGADTITVTKNEILTSLNKPDDFILAMVEFLDGDTHRVHYLRRPFERSGVTTDFNGASVNFPFAELLARAEAPR, via the coding sequence ATCACCAAACTCGAAAACCTCCAGCCCAACGCCTCGGTCCGTGGCATTCTGCCCGACTGTCTGGTGACGGTGGTCGGAGTTCAGTGGTTTGGCACGGATGCCTTGGAGCTCACATACAAGGACCCCTCGGGCAAGGTTGCCAATCAGCTACTATACCGTCACGATGAACCGCGACTCGATATTGTCAAGGCCGGTCGACCTTGGAGTTTTGACGGTGACGGTGCGCTTTTTCGCCTCGTCTCCGAGGCCCATCGCATTCGGTTGGCGCATCTCTTTGACCCCGTTTTGGCGGTCCACACGTCGCTCGTCGATCCACTACCGCACCAGATCACCGCGGTCTACGAGGCAATGCTTCCCCGGCAACCCTTGCGTTTCCTTCTGGCGGACGACCCGGGCGCGGGCAAGACCATCATGGCCGGGCTTCTGATCAAGGAGTTGATCGCCAGAGGTGATCTTAGGCGCTGCCTCATCGTGTGCCCTGGTAGTCTGGCCGAGCAGTGGCAAGACGAGATGCATCGTCGGTTCCATCTGCCATTCGAAATCCTTACCAATGACAAGTTCGAAACCGCACGTACCGGCAACTGGTTTCTTGAGAACGATTTGACGATCGCACGACTCGACAAGCTTTCCCGCAACGAGGATGTGCAGGAGAAACTCGGTGCCCAGGACTGCCGCTACGACCTCATAGTTTGTGACGAGGCACACAAGATGTCAGCCACGTTCTTCGGCGGCGAGGTGAAGTACACCAAGCGCTACAGACTTGGCAGGCTTCTATCGAGGCTGACGCGGCATTTCCTGCTGATGACCGCCACGCCGCACAACGGCAAGGAGGAGGATTTCCAGCTCTTCCTGGCGCTGCTCGATGGCGACCGTTTCGAAGGCAGATTCCGGGACGGCGTGCATCAGGTCGAAGTCTCGGATCTGATGCGCCGTATGGTGAAGGAGAACCTCCTCAAGTTCGACGGCCGTCCCCTCTTCCCGGAAAGGATTGCGTACACGGTTCCCTACAAGCTGTCAGACGCTGAGGCGAGGCTCTACAGGGACGTCACCGAGTACGTGCGGGAGGAGTTCAACCGCGCCGAGGCGCTCCAGAACGACAAGCGTGCCGGCACCGTCGGCTTCGCGTTGACCATCCTGCAGCGCCGTCTCGCGTCGTCGCCGGAGGCCATCTACCAGTCGCTGCGCCGGCGGCGCGAGCGTCTGGAAAAGCGACTCCGGGAACTGAAACTCCTTCAACGCGGGGAAGCCGTCGCAGCTCCGACGATGACCGGGCCTACGTTTGATCTGGAGGACCTTGAGGACCTCGACGAGGCCCCGGAAACCGAGGTGGAGGCCGCCGAGGAGGCCGTCCTCGATCAGGCCACGGCTGCGGCAACCGTGACAGAACTGAAGATCGAAATCGGGACCCTGAATCGGCTGGAAGCGTTGGCGGCAGCGGTCCGTCGCAGCGGCGAAGACACCAAGTGGCGGGAGTTGTCCCACCTTCTGGGCGAGATCTTCACGCCCTCCGGGCAAGCGGAGCGCATTGGCCAACCCAGTGCTCACTACGGTGCGGGGCCGATTCCCAGGCCCGTTCCCTCTCCACGCCAGAAGCTCGTAATCTTCACCGAGCACCGCGACACACTCAGCTACCTTGAGCGCCAGATCAGTTCGCTGCTGGGCCGCCCCCAGTCACTGGTCCTGATCCACGGCGGTATGGGCCGCGAGGAGCGGCGCAAAGCGCAGGAAAGCTACCTCCACGATCCCGAGGTCCAGGTGCTGCTGGCCACCGATGCGGCGGGGGAAGGGATCAACCTGCAACGAGCGCATCTGATGGTGAACTATGATCTACCCTGGAACCCGAATCGCCTTGAGCAGCGCTTCGGCCGCATCCACCGCATCGGCCAGACCGAAGTTTGTCACTTGTGGAACCTGGTGGCCGAGGAGACTCGCGAGGGCGACGTCTACCGCAGGCTGCTCGAGAAGCTGGAAGAAGCGCGACAGGCGCTCGGTGGCCAGGTCTTCGACGTTCTCGGCAAACTCCAGTTTGACGGACGGCCGCTGCGCGACTTGTTGATCGAGGCGATTCGGTACGGCGATCAGCCGGAGGTCCGGGCGCGATTGACTAAGGCCGTCGAACATGGCGTGGACCGCCCGTACCTGCAGGGCCTGATCGAGGATCGGGCTTTGGCCCACGACGCCATGGATTCGAGCCGTGTTGCTGACATCCGCGAGGAGATGGAACGCGCCGAGGCTCGTCGCCTGCAGCCCCATTACATCGAATCGTTCTTCCTGGAGGCGTTCAAACGGCTGGGCGGGACGATCCGCCAGCGCGAGCCGCGCCGTTACGAGGTCACCCATGTGCCGGCCCCCGTGCGCAACCGAGACCGCCAGATCGGCACCGGCGACACGGTTCTGCCCCGTTACGAGCGCATCGCCTTCGAGAAAGACCTGATTGCACCGCAGGGCCAACCGCTGGCGGCGTTCGTTTGTCCTGGGCATCCGCTGCTCGATGCAGCCCTGGACCTTATCCTCGAACGCCATCGGGACCTGATGAAACGAGGCACTGTCCTGGTCGACGAGCGGGATTTTGGCACATGTCCCAAGGTCCTGTTCACGCTCGAGCACGCCATCCAGGACGCGAGCGTCCTGCCGTCTGGTGAGCGCCGCACGATCTCGCGGCGAATGCTCTACGTCGAGATGGACGCCGAGGAACAGACTCGTCACCTTCAGTATGCACCCTATCTGGATTATAGGCCTCTGACCGAAGATGAACCCTCGGTGGCCGACCTGTTGGCCCGACCCGAGTGCGCCTGGATCTCGAAGAACCTCGAGCAGAAGGCTCAGGGTCATGCCATCGCCCACGTGGTGCCGGGACACATCGCTGAGGTGCGAGACCGCCGCCTCGCCTGGATCGACAAGACCCGGGCGGCCGTGAAGGATCGGTTGACCAAGGAGATCACTTACTGGGACCACCGTGCCGAGCAGCTCAAGCTCCAGGAACAGGCGGGCAAAGCGGGCGCACGGCTTAACTCGCAGGAAGCCCGCCGACGTGCGGATGAACTCCAGACTCGGCTTCAAAAGCGCCTGGCCGAGCTGGACCGCGAGGCGCAGATCTCGGTCTTGCCGCCGGTCGTCCTGGGTGGCCTGGTGGTTGTCCCCTTAGGGCTCATCGCCGCGATGACCGGGCGTCCTGTTCCTTCGTATATGCATCCAGTGGATACGCAGGTCTCGGCGGCCCGGGCCCGGGCCATCGTCATGGAAATCGAGCGGTCCCTCGGGTTCGAGCCGACGGATCGGGAGTTCGAGAAGCTCGGCTACGACATCGAGAGCCGCATTTCTGGCACGGGCCGGTTGCGATTCATCGAGGTCAAGGGGCGCGTGACTGGCGCGGACACGATCACGGTGACCAAGAACGAGATCCTCACCAGCTTGAACAAACCGGATGACTTCATTCTGGCCATGGTCGAGTTCCTGGATGGGGACACGCACAGGGTCCACTACCTGCGGCGGCCGTTCGAGCGGAGCGGTGTGACCACGGACTTCAATGGTGCGAGCGTGAATTTCCCGTTCGCGGAGCTGCTGGCCCGGGCCGAGGCACCACGATGA
- a CDS encoding putative DNA binding domain-containing protein, with protein sequence MITSAEFEAILASPEGRNVEFKEAKSGYNFGKLVDYCVALANAGGGTFVLGVSDKRPRQVVGTKAFSEPGRTEAGLFEKLNHRVPVEELQYEGKRILLVRVPSRLPGTAWQHKGAYLMRAGDALVPMSDDQLRRIHMETGPDFSAEICEEATLKDLDPDAIDQLQQLWQRKSPDQDVRTRLVECLLADAELLVGGELTYAALILLGTRRALGRFLGQAEVIFEYRPSEVPGPAAERREFRAGFLPFLDQIWQAINLRNDLQHFQQGLFVWDVPTFNERAVREAVLNAVSHRDYRLGGSVFVRQYPRRIEIVSPGGLPAGINQENILWEQNPRNRRIAEVLARCGLVERAGQGFDLIYRECIRQSKPLPDFSRTSEHSVWITLHGEIQDPEFLRFLEEVGGERQATFTTEDYLVIDLVHREQAVPEHLAPRLRILRAEGIIERVGRGRGVRHLLSKRFYRFLGKGGTYTRRKGLDRETNKALLRKHIENSTAGAALAELQQVLPHLNRSQIQGLLRELKAEGQIRVEGERRWARWFVGSRAGNIANKSKEDSKQE encoded by the coding sequence ATGATCACGTCGGCGGAATTCGAAGCTATTCTTGCCAGCCCGGAAGGGCGGAATGTTGAATTCAAGGAAGCCAAAAGCGGTTACAACTTCGGAAAACTTGTGGATTACTGCGTCGCGCTGGCGAACGCGGGTGGGGGCACCTTCGTATTAGGGGTTTCCGACAAGCGCCCCCGGCAGGTCGTCGGCACGAAGGCATTCAGCGAGCCCGGCCGGACCGAGGCTGGTCTTTTTGAAAAACTGAATCACCGGGTTCCGGTGGAAGAACTCCAATACGAAGGCAAGCGCATCCTACTGGTCCGCGTGCCGTCGCGGCTGCCTGGTACGGCGTGGCAGCACAAGGGCGCGTATCTGATGCGCGCGGGCGATGCACTGGTTCCCATGTCGGACGATCAGCTTCGCCGAATTCACATGGAGACCGGCCCGGATTTCTCGGCGGAGATCTGTGAAGAGGCGACTCTCAAGGACCTGGATCCGGACGCGATCGACCAGCTACAGCAACTCTGGCAGCGGAAATCGCCCGACCAAGACGTTCGGACGCGACTCGTAGAATGTCTGCTGGCTGACGCTGAACTTCTCGTGGGGGGCGAACTCACCTACGCCGCCCTCATCCTGCTGGGTACCCGGCGGGCCCTGGGCCGATTCCTGGGCCAGGCGGAAGTAATCTTCGAGTACCGGCCGAGCGAAGTCCCTGGTCCCGCGGCGGAGCGGCGGGAGTTCCGCGCGGGCTTCCTGCCCTTCCTCGACCAGATCTGGCAGGCGATCAACCTCCGCAACGACCTGCAGCACTTCCAGCAGGGGCTGTTTGTCTGGGACGTGCCGACGTTCAACGAACGCGCCGTCCGCGAAGCGGTCCTCAACGCGGTCAGCCATCGCGATTATCGCCTAGGCGGTTCGGTCTTCGTGCGGCAGTACCCGCGCCGGATCGAGATAGTCAGTCCGGGTGGACTTCCGGCTGGAATCAACCAGGAGAACATCCTGTGGGAACAGAACCCGCGGAACCGGCGCATCGCCGAAGTGCTGGCGAGGTGCGGTCTGGTCGAGCGGGCCGGCCAGGGTTTCGACCTGATCTATCGCGAGTGCATCCGGCAGAGCAAACCGCTGCCCGATTTCTCGCGGACGAGCGAGCACTCGGTGTGGATCACGCTGCACGGCGAGATCCAGGATCCCGAGTTCTTGCGCTTCCTGGAGGAGGTCGGTGGAGAGCGCCAGGCGACGTTCACCACGGAGGATTACCTGGTCATCGATCTGGTCCACCGGGAGCAGGCTGTGCCTGAGCATCTGGCGCCGCGACTTCGGATTCTGCGGGCCGAGGGGATTATCGAGCGGGTTGGGCGCGGGCGGGGAGTGCGACACCTTCTGTCGAAGAGGTTCTACCGCTTCCTGGGCAAGGGAGGGACCTACACCCGGCGCAAGGGGCTGGATCGTGAGACGAACAAGGCGCTCTTGAGAAAGCATATCGAAAATTCTACGGCCGGTGCTGCTCTGGCTGAATTGCAGCAGGTCCTGCCACACCTAAATCGGAGTCAGATTCAGGGGCTCTTACGTGAACTGAAAGCCGAGGGCCAAATCAGGGTTGAAGGCGAGCGCCGCTGGGCTCGCTGGTTCGTTGGATCCCGTGCTGGAAATATCGCAAACAAAAGCAAAGAGGATTCAAAGCAAGAATGA
- a CDS encoding DUF1156 domain-containing protein, with translation MMEKKKLIEVALPLDAINKASAREKSIRHGHPSTLHLWWARRPLATARAVIFAQMVDDPSAHPDLFPTEKKQEKERQRLFRIIEDLVLWENTTNEKVLQAARDEIRQSWRYTCAENADHPRAAELFDRNTMPAFHDPFAGGGALPLEAQRLGLESYASDLNPVAVLINKAMIEIPPRFAGRPPVNPESRKSENSMGKEWSGAQGLAEDVRYYGRWMRDEAEKRIGHLYPKVEVTAEMAKARPDLKPYVGRKLKVIAWLWARTVKSPNPAFAQVHVPLISTFMLSTKAGKEAYVEPVIENGGYRFTVKVGKPKDVAAAKSGTSAGKRAAFKCVMSGTPLPYDYIRDQGQAGRMGTRLMAIVAEGDRGRVYVTPTPEHEAVILEVKPEWSPDVTLPVNPRDFKTPNYGLMTFADLFTPRQLVALTTFSDLVQEARERIQADAALAGLLADAKPLRDGGTGATAYSEAVGVYLGLGISRLSDAQNSLCQWGPGANQTQHLFRRQAVPMVWDYAESSIFSGAAGDLVTSVGSLCRVLDQLGARGNGFSSQGDAQNQTISSARVVSTDPPYYDNIGYADLSDFFYVWLRRSLRPTFPGLFTTLAVPKAEELVATPYRHGSRDKAETFFLDGMTQAMHRLAEQTHPVFPVTIYYAFKQSESDDEEGTSSTGWDTFLAAVIEAGFAISGTWPMRTERGSRSVGIGTNALASSIILVCRPRAASAPTTTRREFVRELKAELPGALAHLQRGNIAPVDLAQASIGPGMAVFTRFSEVLDAEGKRLSVREALALINQVLDETLAEQEGDFDADTRWALTWFEQQGFSEGEYGVAEQLSKSKNTSVAGMVEAGILESKRGKVRLLKPEELPADWDPATDTRLTTWEMVHHLIRVLASNGEDEAAALVAKLGARADTARDLAYRLYALSERKKRANDALAYNGLVQSWPEINRLSRAMIEPKTEQDGLFGKPEE, from the coding sequence GTGATGGAAAAGAAGAAACTCATCGAAGTCGCCCTGCCCCTGGACGCCATCAACAAGGCCTCGGCGCGGGAGAAGTCCATCCGCCACGGCCACCCTTCGACACTGCACCTGTGGTGGGCCCGTCGCCCCTTGGCCACTGCTCGCGCTGTGATTTTCGCCCAGATGGTGGACGATCCTTCGGCGCACCCGGACCTGTTCCCCACCGAGAAGAAACAGGAGAAGGAGCGGCAGCGGCTCTTCAGGATCATCGAGGACCTGGTACTGTGGGAGAACACCACCAACGAGAAGGTGTTGCAGGCCGCCCGCGACGAGATCCGGCAGAGCTGGCGCTACACCTGCGCCGAGAACGCCGACCATCCCCGGGCCGCCGAGCTGTTCGACCGCAACACGATGCCCGCCTTCCACGATCCCTTTGCCGGAGGCGGGGCGCTCCCTCTGGAAGCGCAGCGGCTTGGGCTGGAGAGCTACGCCAGTGACCTGAACCCGGTGGCGGTGCTGATCAACAAAGCGATGATCGAGATCCCGCCGCGCTTCGCGGGCCGGCCGCCGGTGAATCCCGAGTCGCGCAAGTCCGAGAACTCGATGGGCAAGGAATGGTCCGGAGCCCAGGGCCTGGCGGAGGACGTGCGTTACTATGGCCGCTGGATGCGCGACGAAGCCGAGAAGCGCATCGGCCACCTTTACCCGAAAGTAGAGGTCACCGCCGAGATGGCGAAGGCACGGCCGGACCTGAAGCCGTACGTCGGTCGCAAGCTGAAGGTGATTGCCTGGTTATGGGCGCGCACTGTAAAGAGCCCCAATCCGGCATTTGCACAAGTGCACGTGCCGCTCATATCGACGTTCATGTTGTCGACGAAGGCGGGCAAGGAGGCGTACGTCGAGCCGGTGATCGAGAACGGTGGCTACCGATTCACCGTGAAGGTGGGGAAGCCGAAGGATGTGGCGGCGGCGAAGAGCGGTACCTCGGCGGGCAAGCGAGCGGCCTTCAAGTGTGTGATGTCTGGGACCCCACTTCCATACGATTACATTCGCGACCAAGGCCAAGCGGGGCGCATGGGAACGCGGCTGATGGCTATCGTTGCCGAAGGGGATCGCGGGCGGGTTTATGTCACACCGACACCCGAGCATGAAGCAGTGATACTTGAGGTGAAGCCAGAGTGGAGTCCTGATGTCACGCTGCCTGTCAATCCGAGGGATTTCAAGACACCAAACTACGGCTTGATGACGTTTGCAGACCTCTTCACCCCCCGCCAGCTCGTGGCGCTGACGACCTTCTCGGATTTGGTGCAGGAAGCGCGCGAACGCATCCAGGCCGACGCCGCGCTGGCTGGCCTTCTCGCCGACGCCAAGCCCCTCCGCGACGGTGGCACGGGGGCGACGGCGTATTCGGAGGCTGTGGGCGTGTATTTGGGGCTGGGAATCAGTCGGCTTTCCGACGCACAAAATTCCCTCTGCCAATGGGGGCCGGGCGCGAATCAGACACAGCACCTCTTCCGGCGACAAGCGGTACCAATGGTCTGGGATTACGCCGAATCGAGCATTTTCTCCGGAGCTGCGGGTGACTTGGTGACCAGTGTCGGGAGCTTGTGTCGCGTGCTTGATCAGCTTGGGGCCAGGGGAAACGGCTTTTCATCGCAAGGGGACGCGCAGAACCAGACGATTTCGTCTGCTAGAGTCGTATCAACCGATCCGCCCTACTACGACAACATCGGCTACGCCGACCTTTCGGACTTCTTCTACGTCTGGCTGCGCCGCTCACTGCGGCCCACATTTCCCGGCCTTTTCACTACACTCGCCGTGCCCAAAGCTGAAGAGTTGGTCGCCACGCCCTACCGCCACGGTAGCAGGGATAAAGCGGAAACGTTTTTCCTGGATGGCATGACTCAGGCGATGCACCGGCTTGCCGAGCAGACACACCCAGTATTTCCGGTCACCATCTACTACGCCTTCAAGCAGTCGGAAAGCGATGACGAGGAGGGTACATCCAGCACAGGCTGGGACACGTTCCTAGCTGCGGTCATCGAAGCTGGCTTTGCAATCAGCGGCACCTGGCCAATGCGAACGGAACGCGGCTCACGCTCGGTCGGCATCGGCACCAACGCCCTCGCCTCCAGCATCATCCTCGTCTGCCGTCCGCGCGCCGCCTCCGCCCCCACCACCACGCGCCGCGAGTTCGTTAGGGAGCTTAAGGCTGAGTTGCCAGGGGCCCTCGCCCATCTCCAGCGCGGCAACATCGCACCGGTGGATCTGGCGCAGGCGTCCATTGGCCCGGGTATGGCGGTCTTCACGCGATTCTCCGAGGTCCTAGACGCCGAGGGTAAACGGCTCAGCGTGCGCGAAGCCCTGGCCCTCATCAATCAGGTCCTCGACGAGACTCTGGCCGAGCAGGAGGGTGACTTCGACGCGGACACCCGGTGGGCGCTGACCTGGTTCGAGCAGCAGGGCTTTTCGGAGGGTGAATACGGCGTGGCCGAGCAACTCTCCAAGTCCAAGAACACCAGCGTCGCCGGCATGGTCGAGGCCGGCATCCTCGAATCGAAGCGCGGCAAAGTGCGGCTGCTCAAGCCCGAAGAATTGCCCGCCGACTGGGATCCTGCCACCGACACTCGTCTGACGACCTGGGAAATGGTGCACCACCTGATCCGCGTGCTTGCAAGCAATGGAGAAGACGAGGCCGCTGCACTCGTGGCCAAGCTCGGTGCCAGGGCTGATACAGCCCGGGATTTAGCCTATCGGCTCTACGCTCTCTCTGAACGGAAAAAACGGGCAAACGATGCTCTCGCCTACAACGGCCTTGTCCAGAGTTGGCCCGAGATCAATCGTCTCTCGCGTGCTATGATCGAGCCGAAAACGGAACAAGACGGCCTATTCGGGAAACCGGAGGAATAG